One window of the Bradyrhizobium sp. NP1 genome contains the following:
- a CDS encoding LysR family transcriptional regulator, with amino-acid sequence MLSEMRAFVAFTDAGTVQATAARLNLTQSAVTRQLQRLEQQLGTALLDRRTKPPAITPAGRALLQRCRAILRDVADLKAGLAPDHPPSGNFRIGVGYVLADDEIAACVHGIGQDFPNVSISLRTDWHPALIEMVRQGGLDIAVIPTRPDLPLPVEVRGAIVGREPLVFVAAKGSAIGGRPTLAALARLPWIVKPKGTGTREVLDAALQRESLALGEHSEVRDENLQLSLVARGLGLALATRRSVARHPRNKALRSLSLRGHQMHLDVVMIRSHPLGRLEPVADAFASALRARFAARRR; translated from the coding sequence ATGCTCAGCGAGATGCGCGCCTTCGTCGCCTTCACCGATGCCGGCACCGTGCAGGCCACGGCGGCGCGGCTCAACCTGACGCAGTCGGCGGTGACGCGTCAGCTGCAGCGGCTCGAACAGCAGCTCGGCACCGCGCTGCTCGACCGGCGGACCAAGCCGCCCGCGATCACACCGGCCGGCCGCGCGCTGTTGCAGCGCTGCCGCGCGATCCTGCGCGATGTCGCCGACCTCAAGGCCGGCCTCGCGCCGGACCATCCACCGTCCGGAAACTTTCGCATCGGCGTCGGCTATGTGCTGGCCGACGACGAGATCGCCGCCTGCGTGCACGGCATCGGGCAGGACTTTCCGAATGTCTCGATCAGCCTGCGGACCGACTGGCACCCCGCGCTGATCGAGATGGTGCGGCAGGGCGGCCTCGACATCGCGGTGATTCCGACCCGGCCGGACCTGCCGCTGCCGGTCGAGGTCAGGGGGGCGATCGTCGGACGCGAGCCGCTTGTCTTCGTCGCCGCAAAGGGTTCCGCGATCGGTGGACGGCCGACACTCGCCGCGCTCGCGCGCCTGCCCTGGATCGTCAAGCCGAAGGGAACCGGCACGCGCGAGGTGCTGGACGCGGCGCTGCAGCGCGAGAGCCTCGCGCTCGGCGAGCACTCCGAGGTCAGGGACGAGAACCTGCAGCTATCGCTGGTGGCGCGCGGGCTCGGGCTTGCGCTCGCCACCCGCCGCTCGGTCGCGCGGCATCCGCGCAACAAGGCGCTGCGCAGCCTCTCGCTGCGCGGACATCAGATGCATCTCGACGTGGTGATGATCCGCAGCCATCCGCTCGGCCGGCTCGAGCCGGTGGCGGACGCTTTCGCGAGCGCCTTGCGCGCACGCTTCGCGGCGCGAAGGCGCTGA
- a CDS encoding tautomerase family protein, with the protein MLVQVALKRLTNAPPRIASVVEAAIEQALPEETAFCFVQGALEGEAGVQAAPGGPHLAVLIHAGRGYAARDKRRLFGRILDGLECELAIARADVVIGIVETPAVNWSAGYAERQWLEGLSYRLP; encoded by the coding sequence ATGCTCGTTCAGGTCGCGTTGAAAAGGTTGACGAACGCGCCACCGCGGATCGCCTCGGTCGTCGAGGCCGCGATCGAGCAGGCGCTGCCGGAGGAGACGGCGTTCTGCTTCGTCCAGGGGGCGCTCGAAGGCGAGGCAGGGGTGCAAGCCGCCCCTGGCGGCCCGCATCTCGCGGTTCTGATCCATGCCGGGCGGGGCTATGCGGCGCGCGACAAGCGGCGCCTGTTCGGGCGCATTCTCGACGGGCTCGAGTGTGAACTGGCGATCGCGCGCGCAGATGTCGTGATCGGCATCGTCGAGACGCCCGCTGTCAACTGGTCGGCAGGTTATGCCGAGCGGCAATGGCTGGAAGGGTTGAGCTACCGCCTGCCCTGA
- a CDS encoding LysR family transcriptional regulator, whose translation MPNGNYLDLQLRDLHLLQAMLGEGSLTRAAARLGVTQPTLSKALARLRAQLDDPLLVRDGQMMRPTPKAAELLAPLNNLLSGARGLLDPEHAPFDPRLSSRLFRLLVSDVGMLLFLPAVTAHLAASGPRLKLEALPLDSRHFEARLSTGEADLALGAYAKAPRDLRRQLLYTDGYTSVARRNHPRRDHLARPGEFRAAQHILVTASETGHAAHQIAQQSIEAAIAPERVLLKLPSFIAAALVAAGSDGIATIPSNLAEALKERLRLVAFRPPLSMPPIMVAQYWHERYHRDAGHRWLRQACVALFSHKTVRRHEPLVRAGGSSTLPAIAARHNLPTS comes from the coding sequence ATGCCCAACGGGAATTATCTCGACCTGCAGCTTCGCGACCTGCATTTGCTGCAGGCGATGCTGGGCGAAGGCAGCCTGACCCGGGCGGCCGCGCGGCTGGGCGTCACGCAACCGACCTTGAGCAAGGCGTTGGCGCGGCTGCGGGCCCAGCTCGACGATCCCTTGCTGGTGCGCGACGGGCAAATGATGCGGCCGACGCCCAAGGCCGCAGAGCTGCTCGCGCCCCTGAACAATCTCCTGAGCGGCGCCAGGGGCCTGCTCGATCCCGAGCATGCGCCGTTCGACCCGCGCCTTTCCAGCCGCCTGTTCCGGCTGCTGGTCAGCGACGTCGGCATGCTGCTGTTCCTCCCCGCCGTGACCGCGCATCTGGCGGCCAGCGGACCGAGGCTGAAGCTCGAGGCGCTGCCGCTCGACTCCCGTCATTTCGAGGCACGGCTCTCGACCGGCGAAGCCGACCTCGCGCTCGGCGCCTATGCAAAGGCGCCGCGCGACCTGCGCCGTCAGCTTCTCTACACCGACGGCTACACCAGCGTGGCGCGGCGCAACCATCCCAGGCGCGACCACCTCGCGCGGCCAGGCGAATTCCGCGCCGCGCAGCACATCCTCGTCACCGCCTCGGAAACCGGACATGCCGCGCATCAGATCGCGCAGCAGAGCATCGAAGCCGCGATCGCGCCCGAGCGCGTGCTCTTGAAACTGCCGAGCTTCATCGCCGCGGCGCTGGTCGCCGCCGGCAGCGACGGCATCGCCACCATTCCATCCAATCTCGCCGAAGCGCTCAAGGAACGGCTCAGGCTCGTCGCCTTCCGCCCCCCGCTGTCGATGCCGCCGATCATGGTCGCGCAATATTGGCACGAGCGCTACCACCGCGACGCCGGCCACCGCTGGCTGCGGCAGGCCTGCGTTGCGCTGTTCTCGCACAAGACCGTGAGGCGCCACGAACCCCTTGTCAGGGCAGGCGGTAGCTCAACCCTTCCAGCCATTGCCGCTCGGCATAACCTGCCGACCAGTTGA
- a CDS encoding LuxR C-terminal-related transcriptional regulator, which produces MPDSTVAKWIESGTPLSEADLANLPLAVPLTGETAAAILRELNGPLTALLLYMGEIKLHSRRLIEADGDRSYLQQIIENALQQTMRVCAFVERLSGAQLGAARPAATGDDDRNVPRAAPASVAGRKPLTRREREVLKLISEGHTNKQGALRMRISPRTFESHRAEVMRKLGARNTADLVRAALLYRED; this is translated from the coding sequence TTGCCCGATTCGACCGTCGCGAAGTGGATCGAATCCGGCACGCCTCTCAGCGAGGCAGACCTTGCCAATTTGCCGCTCGCCGTGCCGCTCACCGGTGAAACCGCCGCGGCGATCCTGCGCGAGCTCAACGGGCCGCTGACGGCACTGTTGCTCTATATGGGCGAAATCAAGCTGCACAGCCGGCGACTGATCGAGGCCGACGGCGATCGCAGCTATTTGCAGCAGATCATCGAGAATGCGCTGCAGCAAACCATGCGTGTCTGTGCCTTTGTCGAGCGGCTTTCCGGGGCGCAGCTTGGGGCGGCGCGTCCCGCTGCAACCGGCGATGACGATCGCAATGTTCCGCGCGCAGCACCGGCATCAGTCGCCGGCCGCAAGCCGCTCACCCGGCGCGAGCGCGAGGTCTTGAAGCTGATCAGCGAGGGGCACACCAACAAGCAGGGCGCCTTGCGCATGCGCATCAGCCCGCGAACCTTCGAGAGCCATCGCGCCGAGGTGATGCGCAAGCTCGGCGCGCGCAATACTGCGGATCTGGTCCGCGCGGCGCTGCTCTACCGCGAGGATTGA